The following are encoded together in the Acidobacteriota bacterium genome:
- a CDS encoding aromatic-ring-hydroxylating dioxygenase subunit beta has product MTATSTPALRGMVEEFLFREAALLDDWRLDEWVDLFTHDARYMVPSTDLPEGDPGRDLVFIDDDIMRLRARVARLNSRHSHRENPRSRTRRFVSNVRVEETDDRQLSVSANILVYRFRSGEGAPYVGSVEYILRRDGEDLRIAYRRAVLDMEDLSWHGAVSIIL; this is encoded by the coding sequence ATGACCGCCACCAGCACCCCCGCGCTGCGAGGAATGGTGGAGGAGTTCCTGTTCAGGGAAGCGGCACTTCTGGATGACTGGAGGCTGGATGAATGGGTCGATCTGTTCACGCACGACGCTCGGTACATGGTTCCCTCCACGGATCTGCCGGAAGGGGATCCCGGGCGCGACCTGGTGTTCATCGACGACGACATCATGCGCTTACGCGCTCGGGTGGCGCGATTGAACAGCCGCCATTCCCACCGCGAGAATCCGCGGTCGCGGACCCGCCGGTTTGTTTCCAACGTGCGGGTTGAAGAAACCGACGACAGACAACTGTCGGTCTCCGCGAACATTCTGGTCTACCGGTTCCGGAGCGGCGAAGGAGCGCCTTACGTCGGCAGCGTCGAGTACATCCTGAGGAGAGATGGCGAGGATCTCAGAATCGCCTACCGGCGCGCGGTGCTGGATATGGAAGACCTCTCCTGGCACGGTGCCGTGAGCATCATCCTGTGA
- a CDS encoding aromatic ring-hydroxylating dioxygenase subunit alpha, with translation MKNAAEPMDIRDLVIDDRKRGVFRVHRSCMASRDLFQRERELIFERCWIYLGHESEVERPGDYRRRTVAGRPLFFVRGKDGQVRVFLNSCPHRGAMICRRDAGNAKILRCFYHAWSFNTEGELIGVPGRDAYGPNFDPDEFGLKEPARVDSYRGFFFVSFNPHVEELSTYLAGARDYLDLVVDQTQEGMRVVPGSNKYAIKANWKLLAENSLDGYHLIPTHRTYVDYMAGLGTDDSGDTLAARPPGAGRALGNGHCVSENISRNGRPIARWHPVFGEAAKKRIARARRRLVRKYGEERAFRMADTSRNLLIYPNLLIMDFVAISIRYIEPVAPDRMDVTAWHLVPREESGAALATRLDSYLTFLGPGGFATPDDVEALESCQTGFRATENEWSDISRGMLKSSPGTSDELQMRGFWRQWHANMLGRSTTNVQDGQPTESQAATADSEADDPGHRAGAR, from the coding sequence ATGAAGAACGCGGCCGAGCCAATGGACATCCGTGACTTGGTCATCGACGACCGGAAGCGCGGAGTCTTCAGGGTCCATCGGTCGTGCATGGCTTCCCGGGATCTGTTCCAGCGGGAGCGGGAACTGATCTTCGAGCGGTGCTGGATCTACCTGGGACACGAATCGGAAGTGGAGCGCCCCGGGGACTACCGTCGCCGCACGGTAGCCGGTCGCCCGCTGTTCTTTGTGCGCGGCAAGGACGGTCAGGTACGCGTGTTCCTCAACTCCTGCCCGCACCGAGGTGCCATGATCTGCCGCCGCGACGCGGGAAACGCCAAGATCCTGCGGTGCTTCTACCACGCCTGGTCTTTCAACACCGAGGGCGAGTTGATCGGCGTCCCCGGCAGGGACGCCTACGGTCCCAACTTCGACCCAGACGAATTCGGATTGAAGGAGCCGGCACGAGTCGACAGCTACCGGGGCTTTTTCTTTGTGAGCTTCAACCCGCATGTCGAAGAACTCAGCACCTACCTGGCGGGAGCCAGGGACTATCTGGACCTGGTCGTCGACCAGACCCAGGAAGGGATGCGGGTGGTTCCCGGTTCCAACAAGTACGCCATCAAGGCCAACTGGAAGCTGCTGGCCGAGAACAGCCTCGATGGATACCACCTGATCCCTACCCATCGGACCTACGTGGACTACATGGCTGGTCTTGGGACGGACGACAGCGGAGACACCCTGGCGGCCCGCCCGCCCGGCGCCGGGCGGGCTTTGGGCAACGGTCACTGCGTGTCCGAGAACATCTCCCGGAACGGCCGTCCCATCGCCCGCTGGCACCCGGTGTTCGGCGAAGCGGCAAAGAAGCGGATAGCGCGAGCACGGCGCCGGCTGGTACGGAAGTACGGAGAGGAACGCGCATTCCGGATGGCCGACACCTCGCGGAATCTCCTCATCTATCCGAACCTGCTGATCATGGACTTCGTGGCGATCAGCATCCGCTACATCGAACCCGTCGCACCGGACAGAATGGACGTCACAGCCTGGCATCTCGTGCCCAGGGAGGAATCAGGTGCGGCGCTGGCCACCCGACTCGACAGTTACCTGACCTTTCTCGGACCGGGTGGCTTCGCCACACCCGATGACGTCGAAGCCCTGGAGTCGTGTCAGACCGGTTTCCGCGCTACCGAGAACGAGTGGTCCGACATCTCAAGGGGCATGCTGAAGTCCAGCCCCGGAACGTCGGATGAACTCCAGATGCGGGGATTCTGGCGACAGTGGCACGCGAACATGCTGGGCCGGAGTACGACCAACGTACAGGACGGGCAGCCCACGGAATCGCAGGCCGCAACGGCTGATTCGGAAGCTGACGACCCTGGGCACCGGGCCGGCGCGCGATGA
- a CDS encoding molybdopterin-binding protein, producing MKFDATPLTEAHGAILGHNVYDNDGRRVLRKGRALGDEELVLLAGLGRDRVFAARLEPGDVDENDAASRVSEAVAGKGLDLRGPTTGRVNLHAQTLGVLRVDGAALDRINDCDGVTLATLPNHSVAREGKMVGTTKILPYALPEGTVAAAESVATSPVIRLDPLPPSTAGLIVSGTVAAGRSAGRERLVAGFEKAFRQRLDSLAAELTHVRFVPIDREQETEELAAAAAELAPDVDLLILAGETAIQDRHDLAPSAIETAGGSVICYGAPVDPGNLLLLAELGDTPVLGAPGCARSPKRNIVDLVLPRLLVGDRLTRRDITSLGHGGLLEDVPERPLPRRRIEGS from the coding sequence ATGAAGTTCGACGCGACGCCGCTCACCGAAGCCCACGGCGCAATCCTCGGCCACAACGTCTACGACAACGACGGTCGCCGCGTGCTGCGGAAGGGCCGCGCGCTCGGCGACGAGGAACTGGTGCTGCTGGCCGGACTCGGCCGCGACCGGGTCTTCGCGGCACGGCTGGAACCCGGTGACGTCGACGAGAACGACGCCGCCAGCCGGGTCAGTGAAGCAGTTGCCGGAAAGGGTCTCGACCTGCGGGGACCGACGACCGGCCGGGTCAATCTGCACGCGCAGACCCTCGGCGTGCTCCGCGTCGACGGTGCGGCTCTCGACCGCATCAACGACTGCGACGGCGTCACCCTCGCCACCCTGCCCAACCACAGCGTCGCGAGGGAGGGCAAGATGGTCGGGACGACGAAGATCCTCCCCTACGCCCTGCCCGAGGGGACGGTTGCCGCCGCCGAGAGCGTGGCCACGAGCCCCGTGATCCGGCTCGACCCGTTGCCGCCGAGCACCGCGGGGCTGATCGTCTCCGGGACCGTCGCAGCCGGCCGCTCCGCCGGCCGCGAACGGCTGGTCGCCGGCTTCGAGAAGGCCTTCCGACAGCGGCTCGACAGCCTCGCTGCCGAACTCACCCACGTGCGCTTCGTGCCGATCGACCGGGAGCAGGAGACCGAGGAGCTCGCGGCCGCGGCGGCCGAACTCGCCCCGGACGTCGACCTCCTGATCCTGGCCGGCGAAACGGCGATCCAGGACCGCCACGACCTCGCTCCGAGCGCCATCGAAACCGCCGGCGGCTCGGTCATCTGCTACGGCGCCCCGGTCGACCCCGGCAACCTGCTGCTGCTCGCCGAACTCGGCGACACTCCGGTCCTCGGCGCCCCCGGCTGCGCCCGCAGCCCGAAGCGGAACATCGTCGACCTGGTGCTGCCCCGCCTGCTCGTCGGCGACCGGCTGACGCGCCGCGACATCACGTCGCTCGGCCACGGCGGTCTCCTGGAGGACGTGCCGGAACGGCCGTTGCCGCGGCGACGAATCGAAGGCTCCTGA
- a CDS encoding M20 family metallopeptidase translates to MASDNYGRIDGWRDELTEWRRDFHRHPELAFEEERTAQIVTERLRSFGIEEVHHGIAKTGVVATIRAGSSDRAVALRADMDALPIHEQNQFGHCSTSPGKMHACGHDGHTAMLLGAARYLAETRSFDGTVQLIFQPAEEKDGGAGVMVREGLFERFPADKVFGLHNFPGVPTGAFATNSGPFMAAIDQFEIEIRGRGTHGAWPHSGIDPIVAASQVVLGLQTLVSRNVDPRRRAVVSVTMSHAGEAFNVIPETAYLAGGVRSFLREVQDTLELGLERVVHGVCAAHGASAKVDYERYYPATVNAPRETEEMTAAARSMGWRVDTEMEPLMGSDDFAFLAEERPGSFMMIGNGDSEMLHTPRYDFNDELLTIGAKYWARLAESQLS, encoded by the coding sequence ATGGCCTCCGACAACTACGGCCGCATCGACGGCTGGCGCGACGAGTTGACCGAATGGCGGCGTGACTTTCACCGCCATCCGGAACTCGCCTTCGAGGAGGAGCGGACGGCGCAGATCGTGACGGAACGGCTGCGGTCGTTCGGCATCGAAGAGGTCCATCACGGCATCGCAAAGACCGGAGTCGTCGCCACGATCCGTGCCGGCAGCTCGGATCGCGCCGTGGCGCTGCGGGCCGACATGGACGCGCTGCCGATCCATGAGCAGAACCAGTTCGGGCACTGCTCGACCTCGCCCGGAAAGATGCATGCCTGCGGGCACGACGGTCACACCGCGATGCTGCTGGGCGCCGCCCGCTACCTCGCGGAGACCCGGAGCTTCGACGGCACGGTCCAGCTCATCTTCCAGCCGGCGGAAGAGAAGGACGGGGGCGCCGGAGTCATGGTGCGGGAAGGGCTGTTCGAGCGTTTCCCGGCCGACAAGGTCTTCGGCCTGCACAACTTTCCGGGCGTGCCGACGGGCGCCTTCGCGACGAACAGTGGTCCCTTCATGGCCGCGATCGACCAGTTCGAGATCGAGATCCGGGGCCGCGGCACGCATGGCGCGTGGCCGCACAGCGGCATCGACCCGATCGTCGCCGCGTCCCAGGTCGTGCTGGGACTCCAGACGCTGGTGTCCCGCAACGTCGATCCCCGGCGGCGGGCCGTGGTGTCCGTGACGATGAGCCATGCCGGCGAGGCCTTCAACGTGATTCCCGAGACCGCGTACCTCGCCGGCGGCGTGCGTTCCTTCCTGCGCGAAGTGCAGGACACGCTCGAACTGGGGCTGGAGCGGGTCGTCCACGGCGTCTGCGCCGCCCACGGCGCCTCGGCCAAGGTGGACTACGAGCGCTACTACCCGGCGACGGTCAACGCGCCGCGCGAGACGGAGGAGATGACGGCCGCGGCGCGCAGCATGGGCTGGCGGGTCGACACGGAGATGGAGCCGCTGATGGGCTCCGACGACTTCGCGTTCCTGGCCGAGGAGCGGCCGGGCTCGTTCATGATGATCGGCAACGGCGACAGCGAGATGCTGCACACGCCGCGCTACGACTTCAACGACGAGCTGCTGACGATCGGCGCCAAGTACTGGGCGCGGCTGGCCGAGAGTCAACTTTCCTAG